Below is a genomic region from Haliotis asinina isolate JCU_RB_2024 chromosome 14, JCU_Hal_asi_v2, whole genome shotgun sequence.
CGTTTCGTTTGGCTGCTAGTTTATTAGATTGTTACGCACTGTGGCGAAAACATATACATAAGCATTATATATTGAGTTTAAATTGACAACGCTTGTCAGAATCCAACATATACGACATGGTTTACTCTCATTAGAGACATGTTGTTTCATTATGGATACCGTTTTATTTAATTACAACAGAAGTTGACTCTAAACCATACAGAATTTATAGGTGCTTTTAAAGGGCTATTGATATATACCACAAGTTCACTTAGTGAAACAGGAAGATTCTTGCTAAACAAATCATAACTTACCATGGAAAACCTTTTACCTCAAATTGATACTATAAACTATAGGGCAGCCTTGACACACTTACGATTATTTTCTCATTCACTTATGACTGAGAACGGAAGATGAGCTTGACAAAGCTAGCTTTAAAACACCGTTTATACCCTTTTTTCAGTTGTGACATAGAGAATGAATATCACGTTATCGTGGTCGATCCTAGGTGTTTGACATTAAGACGTCGCAATTTACTTCTGAATGTATACAGGTCTTCAAACATGATGATGTTTATAAATCTTTTACAAACTAAAAGCTGAAGTATTAAACTTAAACTTATATTAACCAAATCTGTTTATCATAAATTTCTCGTAAAGCAAACCTATGAATGTTTATTTCTATTTATATTAGTGTTATCTTTTGTTGCGCTTTTTAAAATTGTACAATGTATTTTTCGTGTTGGTCGTTGACCTAATGAaggaataaacaaacaatatatggACCTAACAATGACCACCAAACTTCTTCATAAAGTTTTTGTAGGCATATTCTCATTAGACAATGACGCCTTGGGTGGTTTTGGGGACTGGAATTGGGTGCTTGATCTAACAGTAGATTTAgaaaattataaacatattaACCAGCCAAAGTCCAGAAAGAAGTAAGTCCAAGAGAAACTTGGAATCTTCAAGGAAGTACACTCAAGACAACCAGCAAGGTTAgatattgtttttctttcacagaACAtgcgggcggtggggtagcctagtggttaaagcgttcgctcgtcacgccgaagacccgggttcgattccccacatgggtacaatgtgtgaggcccattttctggtgtcccccgcggtgatatcgcgggaatattgctaaaagcggtgtaaaaccaaactcactcacagaacaTGCTCCATCTCAATCTGGATTCTGATATAGTGCCATGTGGTAAAACCGATCACTCAGCAGTACTTTCCCAAACACCATCAATCAGGAAAGAGGGAGTGGGAACTTGAAATTCAACACTTCATTGCTGCTTCGTTCTGATTACGGAAAATTGGTAAAATCCATTCAAGGGAAACAATTAATAGAAGAATACTCAGAAACCAAAATAACTGATAACTACAATGACCCTGATTATAGTGGAATCAATCTTAAAATTGACGGCAGCTTATCATTAGAGACCTTTTTAAAGACAGAGGAAATATCATTTTCACAAGATGACAGAATTAGAAACTAAAATTAAAGTGTGAACatgcaattaaaaaatcaatattttgacaaaactctGCTTTCTGAAATTTCAAAACTTCAAATAAACTGACAAAAAGTAAAGGAAGACGAAATAAGAGGAATAGAAATCAGGAAAACAATACTCTGGTATGACAGAGATGGGGAGACGAATGAACATAGACGTCGAGAACCGCTTATGCAGATACAGCCTACGGCATCATATCCAGATTGTCGAAAACACGTATCATTTCATCCTTGTCTGCTGTGCCTTCTCCGACCTATGAAAGCAGCAGATTGATTATATATACTATAGTAACCCCTCATTCAAACCACCAACTAAGTTTTGTgaaattgtctaaatgtacatattttgctATGAAATCGTATGAATCACTTCATTTGTAAGTACACTACTGAAATGTTTTGCACGTAAATAAAAACTTCCTAGAGGACggtgaaaaacaacaaaaaacattttataaCCTGAAAAGCAGAAATTTTGTTATCAGATcagttaaaaaaattaaaacacatAATGCTAATGATATTATTGAGAGCTTTTTAattttgaatgaagtaaaatccttttcataagaaaatataaacatcgaTGAAGTAGGCTTACAGAATGTTGTAACCCCACACTACATGATGATACGAGAAACGCACTTGAACAAGTATTCACTTAAATCAGATAACCTCTGCAGTCAGAAATATGAACAAACAATCTAGGAATTGATGGTTGTCCGATagattttttcatttgtttcttaAAAGATTTAAACGTTTTGATTTTTAGATGTATTAAAGAAGTCTCAACTAAAAGGAAACTGTCCTTGACCATAAAAAGGGGAATGTACTTGTATCCTTAAACCAAATAAAGATagatttttttctaaaacattGGCGGTCAATAACTCTAGCATATGCCCTTTATAAGATAATCAGCAGTTGCATTACAAACAGGTTAAGGAAAACATTAGATTCACTTATCTATGGTAATCAAACTCGATTTATGCCAGGCAGAACCATTAGTGAAGACACAAGACTACTGTGTGATATTATTTTCCTAACCAACAAAAAGGAGAAATATTCTAGGTTAACTAATTTTGATTGATTTCGAAGAAGGCTTTGGATACTGTCTCAAAAGGGTTTATTGATTTAGCATCAGGAAACATTGGTTTGGGCCACTTAGAAGCCGGATACACCTCTTAACTTTGGAGACAACAACCTGTGTAATTCAACATGGCCATTTATCGGATTATTTTTACAAATGGAAGAGGCTGCAGTTCAGGAGACCCCTTATCTATTTAATAAGCGCCACCGCTGAGATAGGTAGATAGTGATAACAAGGTTCATGTGACAAGGATCAGTGTTATCAAACGGTCTCCGTTGTAGACTTTGCATTGTGTATTTTAGATTGATCTTAATTTTGTGACTAGATACCGATACCTTTCGTAAACCTCATTTCAGATCCTGTCGAAATTTTTTAGCTGTACCTCGTAAACACATGGTTAGCCGTTATGCCCTTTCTTTGCTAAGTCACCCATTCTATTCAGCAACTTGTTCAAAATGAAATAGAGAATCCGACCATTCACAACTTACCATCAAGAGTATCTGATAAACCTTGTCACCTGCCCACCTAGAATCtattaagacccgtgaaggttcgggggttcaataggccttcagcaacccatgcttgccataaaaggcgactatgctggtcgtaagaggcgactaacgggatcgggtagtcagccccgctgacttggttgacacatgtcatcggttcccaattgcgtaactgatgctcctgttgttgatcactagatcatcaggtccggactcgattttttgacagaccgccgccacatagctggaatattgctgagtgcggcgtaaaactaaactcactcaccggTTGACGAAGTATTCAGTGTCTGGCCATGAACCAACCCTGTCGATGAATATGCAATCTGATTGTGTTACACTCTGCCTGTCAAACTGTTTGTAACACCAAATTGTATGGATTGTAAGATTGTACAGATCTAGTCTACCATTAGTACCTTTGCtaaaaatccaaaactaattcaATCACAGATGATAGATTACGCATTATCCCACCATTACTGGTTTGTGTACTGACACTAGGGAGTAAATGAGGTGAACCAATGTGTTCAAGTCAATGATAAACACGTGACCTAAATCTGACAAATCAATAACAGCATTGTCCAGATTGTCTGGAACTTAACCTGATCGTGAACCATGGAATATAAATCGCGTTTCTCACTAGAATATACTTCTCGGTATCACTGAGAAAATGACAAAACCACCCTGACCTGTAGTAGGTGCCAATAACCCTATTATATGCCCTTTATAAGATGACCAGTACTTGTATTGCCAACTGGTTAAAGAAACATTAGATTCACGTATTCATGGAAATCAAACTGGATTTATTTTCCAGGCAGAACCATTAGTGAAAACACAAGACTACTAcatgatattatgtttgaaagttcaaaacaaaagaaataatccCGTTTACTGATTGATTTAAAAAAAGACTCTTGATACTGTCGTAAAAAGGTTTATTGATTTAGTATTAGAAAGAAATGGTTTGGGTCCGCAACTTAGAAGTTGGATACACCTCTTAACTTTGGACAAAACATCCCAGGTAATTCAAAATGGCAATTTATCACACTCTTTTGACAAATGAAAGAGGCTGCAGACAAGGAGACCTCCTTATCCCTTTACCTCTGCAATGGGCACCGCCGCTGAGGTAGATTGCCCAGTAACGGTAAGGTTCGTGTAAGTGTCAAGGTTCATTTTACTGCCAAAAGGAAGTTTACATTACGAACCTGACGCCATGAAACATCATACTTCTCCAAAAATATGTTCCGACACCTATTTCTCTTTGTAGCGGAAAATTTAGGTTGCATGGAAAGGGCAAATAAGGATATAAAAGGAATTACTACAGATGATAGTGTATATAAATTTAGACAACACGCTAATGATACAGAATCATTTCTCGATAGCTCAGAAGACAGTCGGTATCAATACATTAAACAGCTtttacagtatgtaaataataatattattatatgtaATATTTAGATTTGTAAATGTTAATGAAACTGAAGCGATCTGGATAGGATCAAAAGCGGGTAGTGATGAAAGGTAATGTAATTATATAAAAATAGAATGGCACAGAGATGAGTTTAAGGTATCAAATGTACTTCAACACTATGTGACTTATGGTTGATTAATACCAGAGAAAAGGCTTGAAGATATTAACGGACTATTGGCGGTCTTGAGAAAATAGCATTTAGCATTAGCGGGAAAGTACAGTTATCAAGACATTAGCAGTGTCGAGCTTAGACCATATTTTAACACAAAAAACATTGCAAAAAAACCCGATAAAATTATAAGAGGTTATAAAAGAGGGTGGGTTACGGATCTTTTCGGCACAAACTTTTATTGAAGCTTTAAAAATCTCCACTTTCAGATTACATTGTAGAAACATTACAAGTAATAAATGCAATATACCTACCCATCAGTGATATATTCAAGTTTGGGGCTACGTTATATCCAGCTATTATGGTTTAATCACAGGTCAAAAAGTATCCACCACTTCATGAACCATTGGGCTGATAAAAGAATCTTTACTATTAAACATATATGTGATAAATCTGGATTAATGccttttgaaacattaaaacatATGTATGATATAAGAGGAACAATGTTAGATTACAATTAATGTCATACACATCTTGCTTATATCCAGGAAACAAACTATCAGAAATAACAGGATGATACCTATCAAGAATAAGAGCATTACCTTTGTAACAAAAACCCAATTACAGTCTCAAAAGGATCAAGACTTTTCTATGACAGACTTACGTCAGACGAGAGTAAGCTTAAGATATgttcggacccgtgaaggtcccggggtacaataggccttcagcaacccatgcttgccataaaaggcgactttgcttgtcgtaacaggcgactaacgggatcgggtgtcaggctcgctgacttcgttgacacatgtcatcggttcccaattgcgcaatcgatgctcatgttgttgatcaccggattgtctggttcggactcgattattgacagaccgccgccatatagctggaatattgctgagagcggcgtaaaactaaactcactcacccagttaAGATATGTACGAAAGGGGAACATAATTGTGACTTTAAATGATTTATTAAGATATTCATTAGTCACAAATGTGAATCTAAATCTTCGTGATGACAtaacaatatttcatattaAAGTTCTTTGTCATGTCTAAACATgtcttgaaatgaatgaaacatgGTCCTATACGTGTATAATGTTTCTATTTCATGGCAGATGGTAACGAGTCATGCAAAGATTACATACCCTCCTTGGTCCCCGTTTATTTGcaaacatcatgtaaatccaaCCGTTTCGAGGATCGTGAAAGGTTGTTTGCCTTAAGTTGCGTCAGGTCACTTAGATTCGGAAAGACTACCCTAAACTAACCCTAAACCCTATTCCTAAGCCTAAGGACAGTACACTGTCAGCAAAGGAAGACACTGCAGTTGTTTCGATGAAGCTAGAGCGCAGCAGCGCTATTTAGGAAATACCGTCTGATGTACCAACTTGTATAAGTGTAATAGAGCACACTTTTCCCCCTGAACAGTTATAGTAAAAACACGACAACGATTGTGTGCGAGTGCTTTAACGTTATGAAATTGCTGGCAAAACTAGACAATACTTGAGAATCGCGGCGGTTCTATCACAGTTTGGACGATAAAACTGCTGATTTAGTTTGTGAATGTTGAAGTATTCTGTTTTGAAAAGACAGAATATTGATTGAATATTTTCCAGTAGGTGACTACCACTAACGGAGAGAGACATGGTAGACCATTTGCTCGTCaatatttaaattgttttcagGACTACCTGGATGCGTGTATGTTTCACTATCAATACAACATTTGCTAGACAAAGGTGGCCTGTGCTGCACTAGTGCATCTGGAAAAAGATGGGATTCTCTATGAACATTTTTGCAGGTAATTACAAGTTGTCACAGATTTCGTGTGTTTTAGGGGTTTTTTTATAATTCAATTTCAGTTATTTCCGGTTCATACAAAGGTACTGTGTGGCATTAACTGGAGCTAGAACTCCAGCAATATATTCACAAGACAGTAGCAGCGATTCATTATCCTGTTGTTTGAAGTACAAATGATATCTAAAAGAACaacttttgtttacatttgattaTTTGGGGCgtgaaacaaaagaaaaaaaacctatGTGTAGGAACTCCTATGACTTTTGGTTACTCTATGATAGTTAGTAtcatttcaattgaaattcGTCGACTCCTGAAATCACCACAGTCAGcgagtgaatttagctttatgccgcactcagcaatattccagctttatagcGGCGGTCTGCACACAATCGCGTCTCGAtcagacatccagtgatcaacagcatgagcatcgatctgtgcaactgggtaccgcaatttgttttcatgttacctgatatgagtcaaccaagtcaacgagtctgaccacccgatcccgtttgtcgcctcatacgtcaagcatagtcgccttttgtggcaagcacggattgctgaagacctattccaccACGGATATTCAGGGGTTGAAATCATCACAAAATTCACTTCATTTCAATCGCCGGTAACAGCATAGGTTTCTGAAAACTCCATAGGAATCATGCATTTTTGAAAACGTGAAAAACGTAATTCTGGGGCACTGGATCAAATGTGtgtgacagttttgacataATCACCGATGATGGACAGAACAAGCATGcaggaacaaaaacaaaatcccccaaagttgtttcaaaggcatttagaagttggaggaatcaaactaaaaatgctttatggttcaacttctttattatgcaaggtcacaacgtttcgagacagatcctagtctcttcttcatgTGAAGtcacgtttcgagacagatcctagtctcttcttcaggtgaagtcacgtttcgagacagatcctagtctcttcttcaggtgaagtcaCTTCACCTGAAAAAGAGACTaggatctgtctcgaaacgttgtgaccttgtataataaagaagttgaaccataaagcatttttagtttaaAATCCCCCAAACACAACGAATATGCCAAAACCTGTGCATGCGCAACGTGACAGGGCTGTCGGTATGGCCACTACGGGTCTGGCTACAACGCCCGCTGGCAAGAACCTCCAACTGCAGCAGGCCACCATCAGCACATAGATTAACTGCTTCAAGCAAACAGGTCAGACCACTGACTGCCCATCAGCGGGAAGACCATGAGTCACGACACCAACACCGGCGGTTGAGCAGTACTTCCAGTTCTTCTGTTCATCACCTTTCCGCAACCGCCAAGAAGACTCGTGCTCCCCTCGATGCTTGTTATGTGCGAAAATACGACAAGCAAATCAGAACGGATGCGGTTATATTCTTATGGCACTTAACCGGCATTAGGTTATCGCTTaagaaatcatgaaaatatatatcgtCGTATTGAAAGTATTTAGCACGGTGAATGTCTAATGTGCAGTTTTTGGTAAACATTATACGACTGATGTGTGAAATTCAAATACGCGCACGTGGATTTGTTGATGTAACGGCTCTCACAGTACAACAATTCGTGACtaactcgtgtcattccgggaCAGGCCGAATAGCGACTCGTGCACCTCTcgaaatatttcatattggcGTAGGAACAGAACTACTTATTAAAAGGAACGGTAACTCTCTTCCTGTTTGATTTCAATGGTACATAAAATCAACAAGTACTCATACATTGAATTGCTGCCTTTGCTGttgttgttctgttttggttttttattattatttcaaagaattaaaccGCTTTGATACGAGTGAAGGAAggagaaaaacatatttgttaaagGCGTATTCTGACATAGTTATTACCAGTTGTCCAGCATATATTTGTAATTATAGTTCTGAAAAGGGTTTAACaatcacaaatgggatttgttttattgaatgtGCAAATATAATTTTATAAAAATAACCCAGCTGCATTAAATCCCAAAGTAGAAACGCAAAAAGGACTTCAAGTTGTTTCTCAAACTGAGAATTCGTGTAACCATACTATCATACCCCAAAAGAAATTTTGATAAATTTGCTGAAAATTTATATGAATGACAAAAAATGCCGTGCTAAACTATTCCAAGAGATGTGAAAAATGTGCCTAAAGTTAAAGATTAAAGTTAATCAGTCACATACCGatacaatattattgtaaaaCTTAAGCGATGTAGTTTCATTTCCTAAAACTGTTGGAAGCGCACGTACAATAACCACAACAAGCCCAGTTGGACCAGTGAAATCTGGATTATTTTTAGCAAATTACCGCATCCATTacgcgtgttctgattggtttgtcgTCCAATGTCGTCATGGAGATTAGGGGAAGGTACGAGTGGTATGAATGTGGTCCAACTTAGTGTTTCTCTGACGATCTTGTGGGCTTATATGTTGATTGTACGTTCGCTTCCAACAGTCTTAGGACCTGTAATGACAAATTGTTGGGAGTTTTACAACGATAATATTATACCTGTACAAGTGTTCAATGTTAATCCTCAATTTTATGCATATACTTCAAATCTCTGGGAATAGTTTTCgttcatatatttttcagtgaATTCAGTCAAAATTCCACTTGGAGTATGACAACAAGGTTACATGAATGTTCGGTTTGAGATATATTTCAACGTCATTTTTGAGTCTCTGCTTTCACGATGCTATTTCACAGATCTTACTGGTAGGGGAGATCACAATGTAGGGAAATGGGTCTACACAATCCTCTGCAAGAAAAGATCTTGCAGGTGCCTTGCAACAACCACTTGAACATAGGTCATTCTGTTTCTACCACTTTACATTTGTCAAGTAATGTGGAACATCAGTTACTCCTGGTACGTCAGTGTCTTTATCAATTACCTTTGTAACATATCTTCCACCATAAACACTTCCCAGCTCAACAATTCATTGATCAGGCAATTCCACATTAAAGTTGGATGGCTCCAAGACTTCACTAAACGTGTACAGAAGATCGCTTAAATCTTTGATCAGTTAAATgtctgaagatcagttatttCTGTCATTCTTGCTTCAATGTTCTCACACAGACTATATGGCTCCAAGATTTCACTTATGGTGTACAGAAGATCAGTAGTCGCTGTCACTCTTGCTTCAGTGTTCTCTCACAGAATATCCATATATACTACGACAAGACAAACGACTAATAACAAACAAGCAGTTTGTCCATAATCTGTTCAGCAATTTGATTGCTTGGCTGTTTACATGCCGAGGCACAGTCTTGTTTCTGAAAGAGACTTGTGATTTGTTTCTGTGCCGCCATGTTGACATGCACATACGCAATTTTGACGAATGAAATTTATCCGAGATGGTTTGCTGCGATACATTGTTTCCTTAGCAACCAGGATCCCCGACAAGAGAAGCCTCAATGTGTCGACGTCACCTAAATACAAAGTTTTGACACTGCTTGAAATCAGACTGATATGTCGTAGACACGTACGTCTGTACTGTATAAGACCGCACACCACTGCTGTGGTGCATATCTGCTACGTTTCCTAAATTTTTCCCACTGTATGTTTGGCCAGAAATAACACTCTAGGGGAAGTGGGACAAGAGGCCCGACATGCTACTACTCATGAGCTGTGAATGCacaaaatatttctattttagTGATATGTCTCAAAATGCATTAACACTAAATAAAAAGTGTTTAGTGTTTCATCCTTATTGCAGAATTCTGTTTTATCGTCTGTTGTTCCTGTACAAACATCAACGTCATTTCGACTGGAGACAGCAAGATGTACAATACACACGACTATGGCATTGACATCAAGAATAGGTCATCAATTCTCTTCCGGGTCAAGGGGTGTAATGATGGTTACATACGACTGTTTGAAGGCCTCGACTTCAGCACAGCCGAGAAGGCCAGCATTTTGCTTGGTGGGTGGGATAATACTAAAAGCTTTATAAGTCCGTGCAGTAGTTGTTCAAAAAAATACTCCGCATACCCATGCTTGAATTGTAACGAGATGAGGCCAATGTGGGTCAACTGGACTGGCAGATTGGTTAGCGTCGGTGAAGGAGCTTATGTGGGAGAACAAACCTTCATGTTTACTGACCAGCAGAGGGACTTTGACGTCCAGTATTTTGCAGTTGGATCCGGTTGGGGACAATTATTTGACTGGGAATTCGGTAAGTCATACCTACAACCCCTACATACGTGCGAGTCCTGatctgtttgtaaatattgtctTCATTTGGTAAGATTTATTCTATATTTTGCGTGTTTGATCGAACAAAAATCACGCTCTTTTGTTATTAACATGTTACTCATTATTGTTGTGCTCATAAGTGGATCAAGTATTTATCTAATATTTCCTTCTGTCGACTTTAATTGTATGTGCTTCATGTCAAGAGGATTATCGGCGATAATATGATTGACATTGGTACATGTATAAAAACAGGGTGGGTCACCTCAATTTTAGTTTTTGCTATAAACTGCTCTACTAAACAATATTGTGGTTACATGGTGGTTCTATGTAGGTAATCGCATGTAAACAATTTACGTATATGACGAGTCTTTCTTCAATTAGTATAATttgcacacacaaaaaaatacaaaaacaggaAAAGTATTTTTATGAATAACATGGACCACCGTTGGAACCCTTCAGACACAACAGGCAAAGATGGGTCAAACGTTCACCTGGGAAATCAAGGGAGTACAAGGTCATTCCAGATCAAAATAATGTCTGAACGTACATACTACTTTTAGAAAGCCGTCTTAGTTGATGCGGGAATTTCCCAGGCTAACATTTCAGAATGACTCCACTGACATGACCATTCTCAGTTGTTTTCAAAACGTTGTGAAATGTATACACCAAGACCTGTTTTGGTATCGCTCGACAGTAAAGGACGGGTGACTGTTGAAAGGTTGTTGGTCTTGGTGTACAGTTTTTTGTCACTTTGATTCTTCACACATTGATCTGCATATAGAAAATAGGCTGTAAAACTACTTGAAAGCGCATTCTTTAGATGGCAATAAGTGGGGATAATACGGATATCAAAGCTACATGAAAACAGTGGGTATTTATCGTTTTTTTTATTATCTGCTGTTTGCTTTATGGTCCAACAATATGGGACCTGTCGCCAACACATGCAATGGCAAGTAAACTGTTCTCGTGGAAAAACAAAGGAATGTGAGGCCACTCCAAGTCACAAGTTCAAATAATGTCCGAGTTCATATTACAGTTTTTGCTAAATTTTCTGAGGCCTTGAATGTAACCCTCTTGAATTAAAATTTGAGCAAGGCTCTGCCGACCAGAGCAAAGACATTGTGACGTATACTGGACATAATAAGTTGGGGGTATTGGCATAttcatgactgatattttatcagtatgtcaatgaataaatacatcattattcataacttCAGATTTTACAAATATCCTTAACTatgtttgtccagtatacatgtAAGCTAGAGCTACTTGAATATAGTACAGGAAGGCTGACTGTTGAAAGGTCATTCGACTTCTTTAAACGTTGATCTGGATGTAATACATAGGTTGTAAAGCTATGGTCTTTGTTTAGATGGCTACCCCGGGAATTACTTTGAGCGGGTGGTGCCTTATGGTTGGAGTACACGCCAAATGTTGTCTTCAGTGACGGCCTCCTCTATGGTCAACTGCATCATAAGATGTCACGGCAGGATCAGCTGTAGGTCAGTCAGCTACCAGAGCACAACCAGCACATGTCAGTTATACTTTGAACGGCCAAGAACCGCTGATATCCACCCTGACAACACTTGGGAAACGTGGATGGAGAGAAATGTGTGAACGATGCTTCTGTTAACTTCACAGCAACATTCGCCACCTCCCGTCCCTTTCTGTAACCTCCCATTAGACTCGTTACCCTCTCACGGGGTTTAATgggtttttattttaaaaagccACTTGTCAGAGGGCAAATGACTTTATGAcggtaacttgtcctgactaattttccacttgccctgattttaagACATAATCATGCTGATGTAGTTATGAAAGAAGAAATCAACGTGgtatttgatgttgatgtttactTGACTGTTCATCGAAAATagcaaggaaagataactctaattTATTATCATATTGCGAAATTTTggtacattttgagcagatatgaaaagaAATTCAAGTCTATTTGGAGTTCGCGCTGTCTGTGCATCAcgcgtcatttaatgttattagAGATAAAAAcgtaactaccacgaagtaccgaataaGTTGCTATTGGCAAcggggtgtattgcaatacacctcgcttgtacacggggtacattgaaaataatagaagagcgctcagctaATCAGACAGCGACTTTAATGTGTGAGGTAAGCTAATATAAACTTATTCAATggccatgggttgatgtaccctctatgTGTCGGTATGTTCCCTCCAACCATCGGGTaccatagaaaatgttactcgcttgtaacCGGATACATTGATTGGCTCAGCCACTCAGAAAACGGCCTTTGTGTGTGAGGTAGGATAATTGTGTATGTTGTTATGTAACAGTATTACTCATTACGATGTTCCAAGTGTATAACTTTGTATACTTCTTTTGTATTCAACTGTATTTGCCTTTACCTTCCACCGTAGCACCTGTGTAGTCATTTATATTAATTTGTAAACCTAATTCCATAAAGTACACAGTAGTTCATTTCATCCCATCTTAACTTCTAGTTAACTTCTAGTCAACGTTTATTTCAGCTTGGAAAGAAGCACGTTAAATGCCAACAGCATTCCAgtgtgtgtttatttcattttgctTTATGAGTGTTTCAGCATTCAATAATATATccttttgtatattttcatgtacaatgaGTGTCTGGCGCGTTACTCGTGTTATTAAAGACATACAAATCCCCCTTGGGAGACATTGTCAATGATGTTTTCTGTTCAATGTCCCATTGTAATTGTAAGTCATCAGCAAATGTGTTGTTATTCGCCTTTGGTAATTTCTGTATTCAGATATGGCCTATCCATTGAATACACGTGGAGCAAATctgtgtaaacaatatatacagtCAACGTGATGGAGCCGTGATaccaatgtgtttgtgtgtattgtttcaTTGCACGTGTCTCAGCACGTGTTAAGTGGCAACAGTACTATAACACATGGTGACTATATAGTCAGCAACTCACTGTGA
It encodes:
- the LOC137260745 gene encoding uncharacterized protein; its protein translation is MADFDVSEYDVPVIPKGAQLRTDLEELELAFVNKVHSSPVLLLAVAHSPEFCFIVCCSCTNINVISTGDSKMYNTHDYGIDIKNRSSILFRVKGCNDGYIRLFEGLDFSTAEKASILLGGWDNTKSFISPCSSCSKKYSAYPCLNCNEMRPMWVNWTGRLVSVGEGAYVGEQTFMFTDQQRDFDVQYFAVGSGWGQLFDWEFDGYPGNYFERVVPYGWSTRQMLSSVTASSMVNCIIRCHGRISCRSVSYQSTTSTCQLYFERPRTADIHPDNTWETWMERNV